A region of the Styela clava chromosome 1, kaStyClav1.hap1.2, whole genome shotgun sequence genome:
TGACGTAATCAGCAATGACGTCACTAAGCACGCCAAGTATAACCCTATTGAAACCGCCTCATATTCCTGAAACATTTAATCTTAACGTATTGCTCGAAAGGCTATCTCCAAAATTCACATTATCGATTATGACGTAATCAGTGATGACGTCACGAATCTTATGCATTCCGCGCCATTGTCGCGTTGTATTCAGTGGTGTTTAGTTATATCCAGTTCTGTTCAGTCGTATTCAGTTTTGTTCAGTTGTATTCGGCTGTGTTCAGTTATATCCAGttgtatttattttcaagaCTTATGCCACGTATCTCGCGCCGTCTATTCAGTGTGTTCGGTAGTATTCAGCTGTGTTCAGTTTTTATATTCAGTTATATTCAGTTGTGTTCAGTTGTATTCAGTCATATTCAGTTTTTGACAACACCCGACATATGGGAACTAAGTTACGCAATTCGTGTTCGGccagaaaatgtttttttttgtttgttttgtagcTGCAAAACAGATGTAACAGTTGACTTTCTACATCAGTCTGTCATGTTACCTCAGCAGGAATATGTTCAAGTCGCGTGTATCTATTTTCAAGGACCATTTGCGAAAAGTCAAGTCAATTGCGAAAAGCCAACTTGGCTCCAGCACGCAgcagaaaatattataaaaaaaaatggaaaactaATAGAAACTCTActagaaaatttattaaatataaaaacttacCTTCGTATTGTATTGTAACCTAAAACACGACAGTTTGTGTTGCTCTAATGCACGTTTGCGCAGTACTCGCGCCGAAATACCACACACTTTATCTAATTACATTCATGTTAGATATAAGCAGAGATACataaaagaataatatattGCACCGTTTACCAAAGAAATATATCCCACATCACAACTGAGAACTGCAGATATTACAAGCTTAAACTTTGGCGTGGAAAGCAAGGTTGTTTTTGCAATTAAATGTCGGCAAGGGCAGTGACAATTTTTCTTGCCGCCAAGGGCGAGTTTCTGGTAATGGTGCCCCTTATActtaactttaaaaataattcgggAGATAAACATATTCTAGATGTTAAAACTGACAGACAGTTTGAATTGTGCGTACTTGTCTAGTCTGTCATAGCCAGATCTCACgaaatattttgcataaaacTGCCGGTAACGCACAACTAGCGGTGCGCATAGGTGACAATGTTGTTTAGGTGACAATATCGTTACCATTTTCAATCCCTAGTTATATTacctagattctagaatattaGATAAAAGTTTTTGTTATGCCCCGTGTTGAACACCAATACCCTAAAATCAAAACGTGTTAcatattttataattcattAACTGCCCTTAGAAGTCACATACAGTTTTCTTAAATgttaaaactataaatatttcaatgacAGATCTGGTAACCCTCTTAGGTGCTCTGCGTCATGATGCAAATTTTAAAACGTCTAGACAAAATCATGTAAATGAAAGAAATTGAGGGGGAAAGTAATTAAGATTTCATGCACGCAAAGTCAGACGCCTATACTATATTTATCCGTTTCGCATTTTCAAGATTAAACCAATAATTATAACAGCACGAATGGGTcatatgtaaaaataattatatctgTTTCATGTCACAGATACCCGATATTATTTAAGCCATGCATGGTTAAAATATAACACCGAGACatacatttaatatttatttcgtGTTTGTATGAAGACAGAGCTCGCGTTCATCAAATAAGTATTAATTTACCAATCAGAACTCCGACGGTCAATTCCAACGACGACAAATCGAAAAGTGAGTAAATTCTGAAACAATAAGTAAACGCTGTAACAAGTGACTCATTGTGTACTGGTCCGCATATCTAAACCTTTTGTCCAGGATTTTTATGGCCCAGACCCTATTTGTTGCAAACGTCACGAAATCTTCCAAAACTTACATCTATTCATTAAAATGTGACTGTTCAGAAATCATAATAGTAGTAGTGAACAGTGATTTCCCTACTTCCCAAAccctaaaattttaaataccCCCTTAATTTTAAGGTGTGACACCACGGTTCAGTTCCCAACTTTGATATAaaagtatttaaatattcagaaaGGGGCGTGTATGTTGTCggataaatacatttttaaaaatcacaATTAGTTTCAACAGCAAAATATCTACCAATCCCTATATTTGAAAAACACtcccctaaaatgaaaagctagGGAGCATACTGGTAGTGAAACACTGTCTATCTTAATAATGGAAAATATAACACTTTGTTACAAATAAATCCTAAATGATGAGAGAACAACATTTTTGACAGTATATATTTTAGGTTGCTCAAATTTCTTCTAATGTCTCGTAATTCCTAATTTCATCAAGATATTCTCGTTCGTGGATTCAATTATCACCACAGAAACACATTACTCGcatgcatttttgatatatatataaggttACACGAACTGCAGAAACATGACTTTACCACAATAAAGCTCATTAGTATTCAATTCTGTATGTTTGTAAATACAGTCACAGACATAAGATATTTACGATTAATTAATAATACTGTGGACATATGGCACCCACCTTTTCAACCAGGGTGAACACGTCCACATATTCCTCTCGGTGCACACAATAATGAGGTAATGGTATGTATTGGTAATATATGTGGACTTAATTTTGATTAAACTGTTCAGCCGTGAAATCTTAAATTTCCTCAGGTGACCTTTCGTCTCTAGTTTGTGTTTGAGTTTAAAAATGAGAACTTTGAAGTGCGAAAGAGTAAAAAACTACACGACGAGTCAAAAACAAATACCTCGATAGTTATTTGCGAAGAGGTGATCTACTTGCATGAATACTTGGGAACAATTTCAACTGGTATTTTTTCGTTGTTTACGGTCATGTGTGAGCAAACTTCTCTACAGGATAAATTTGCCAAGATTTCTGTTCTATTTCAACGACTAGCTTGCATGTAttaacttatttatttatttgatatttagcCTAGAATACTAGAAATTCATAAAATACTGAGACATGGCTATTTGAATCTAAcgaaaatggcaaaaatatttttgctgttCTGTAGCTGTAAACGAAAGTAGCAGGTGACCCTTTAACATTTGTCTGCCATGTTATCTCGGCAGGAACACGTCGAATTCGTGTGTCGTGCAATCTATTTACAAAAACCATTTAGAAAATTGCGAAAAACCAAATTAACGGCTAATGAATGCGCCAAAAATTTATATACAGAAAAAGAAACTAGTGGAAATTCGcagaagaaaaaattaattaaacataatattgaaaattttcattcattttaaatatctACCCCAAATACACGACAGTTTGCGTTGCTCTAATGTATGTTGACGCAAAACTCACGTCAAAACCTTACTTTATATAATTACATTTGTTAGACGTAAACCCAGAtgtatgaaaagaaaaaaaatgaagagaTATATATTTCACAGTTTCTACTGAAATGTATTCAATAACACAAATGAGTGCTGTGACTTTGGAGCTTCCAGTAAGTTTTTTGTTGCAATATTTGACTACTTATCTTATGACATTACTTGTTTATTTGTCTGTTTTATTAGCCTAACTCAGTATCCAAGTAGTTGAAGAGAGTTTATGGTCATGTCAAACTCTTGAGCATTTTGAGAGTTAGAGGAACAGGTGTTCCTGGGAGCTGAGGACGCTCAAAAAATTTATCATATAAATCCTATAAAAAAAAGCTGATATGGCATACTGTGCGGAATTGTAAAATGATCCCCAATATAAATTACTGTTAAATTAGAGTTTGCATTTGTTTTTTCCCgggtttaaatttttttcttgttacTTTGTTACTCAGACGCTGATAAAACCAGCTCACAATTTGGCATACAGATCATATCGTTTTTGAATTTTAGGTATAAAGATCTCTGAATATTTGAAGTAACAATCTAATTTCGAAAAAAGACATCTCCGAAAAAATGTACTTGAGAGCGAATCGAAAGAAGACTATGGTCATACTTATGGTAAGATGATAACTGATCTAGGTTGATTTTTTTTGAGGTTACTTAACTTGATGTATCGCGTAAGAAAAATCAAAGACACAATTTATTGTCTTGAAACTTCGTTTTTTTTTGGCAAAATTGcaattgtagaatatatatcaTTTCACATGCTTGCTCGgctttcaaataataatattttagtttgTATTCGCCGATTTAGATTTGAAATTACAACGTACCAATCGCTAAATACGCTATTAAAGCATAACTCTCgtaaatattaacaaaataaacGTTGTTAACACATTCGGAGGGTATGCTTCTCTCTCGCACGCGCATTATCAGGTTTGTCCAtaggacatatttttctgtcccatcccatcctataggattcccattggaaaacaattcaataaaaattgttaaatttaggtttagcgtctactaaaaaGAACTACGTGCACGAAGAGACacgcaaaacaacaacatttacTGACATTGTTAACTTTAAATttataactattatacatgtgtccattaGCCTCTTCACGAAGTATAACGTTAatgatgaatatattttgctcattataactaacaagagagctatgctcaaatatgtggacacgaagtctataacgaaatgttttactaTCATTTCCCCGGAAATCATACTGTATTTCGTGTTCAATGGGAAATATAATAGTGTGCTGTCTCATCacatgggacgtttcccatggacaagcctgtcaATTACCCTATCGCTTTGGTACCTCGCTGGTGGGTACTCATTTCTATCTCCACAATTCGTTAAATATTATTATGGAAACACTAATAGCACAACATAATATTACTGTAGCGAAGGTTAGATCTTGACACTAaagtttttgtaaaattttacttttatggACTTATCATATAACTAAGTAGCCAGAGTGAGTAAACGAGAATGGTTTTCTATATTTCTAATTCTTACGTTCAAAAGAActgaaattttgtgaaaaagggACAGTAGCCATAAATTtcatattcatataaaattcatattcgaAATTTGCTTGAAGTAAGcgataaataaaatcaattccCAGTATTTTTTCTTTTGAGAGAAAATTACCCCTTTTGCCTAACAGCACAAAAACAAGCGCTAGAATGATAGCTTTTATAATTTAATGAGCAAAACGATCTTATTAAAAGGTTTATTTTAATTCCACACAGTTCATCGTGgtttttaattatattaaacaaaataaattattaaactcGTGCATTATTTCCAATGTTGGGCAATGtagtatactgtatatatttacCACTGTCATAAAAGTGCTAAATTTAGACAGAATTTGAATAAATGAtttctattgaatattttgttttaaaaaggcATTATATAATGGTTATGCGGCAGCATTTTCTGGAAACAATCGTACGTCATctttaattttcaacaaaattgaaTGCCTCTCATTCGTTAAATGCAGCCTATGATGCTCGCGATTACAAATATCAAATCAGCCAAACAAGTTTTATCCCACTGAATCCAATTGAATACTTACCACGAAAACTTAGTGGTATGCTTTTTCACTTCTGTTGAAAACCTAACGGTCTTACCTAACCTAATTCTTATTCAGTTATTACACCTCAATTTTATGTGGAATGATGTAATATCCTTATGTAACTGATGATACAAGTACATTGTACACTTCAAAAGCGATATgcatttttctatttattcaaCATTGTTTGATAAATCATATAATCATTCTAAATTAAGTCATATACTTTTGTATTTAGGTCTGCCTTATAAAAGCAACATTGATGGATAATATACTTGGTTGCGCAGAGGCCCATCGACGTGGAGAAACTTCTGTAACTTTGTAAGTAAATCTATTCtgctatttattattttatccagGGATCCATTTATTATATGGGTTGGGTTGCGTTGTGGGTGGCAACGACCCTCTCGTGTTATAATTAAAAACCTTTTTGAACGAGTGGGtcaaaaatttaacttttgttATATGGAAAAGAATTCCGTGAGCCATACATGTTTAATCAATGTCGACATCAATGAGAAAGTAACTTCTGCATCTTCTCCGCAATTTTATAAACTTAGAGGTGTGTTGCGCGTTTACACATGGAATATCATATCTGGACCGAGGCGATTTCTGGTACTCGATTTATTGAAGTTCAAAAACACACTTTTGCATGTATATGAATAACCGAAAAACATTTATGATGCAATGTCTTATTTGTTTCGGAAAAGTACAGAAGAGTTTTCCACTCGTGGAGAATTATATTTGTGCACCTCCGACGTAGGGAGAAACAAACCGATCAattgtattgttatgtcatagcGATGTAATGCCGACAGGTCGTTCAAATGGGAGGTTCGAAAATTACCATAGCACGACAGGGAAATTCTCTGGCAGCGGCTTTAACACAATCtccacaaaagtcatatttttcagccggttctgttacaaacagaacattgacagtaaccagtaatgctaaccggttcgctgatctcattgaattccgtgagacgattctatagaaccggttCGAATCGGCTGAATCCAACCACTGCTTTTATCGAATATACATTACAATGAATGTAATCGTGACTGTCGGTACGATATTGTAGCTCACTAGTTGGCAGATATTATCGAGACcagttttattattaatttttattacttgaatgttagtacttttttttattaattcatgGCTTAGCGTCACTATGTGACCTGCGgatcagtggttcgccatccctgactTAGAAGTAAGTAATGCCCGCTTTAGACTTGGCAATGTTAGCGTGAAAATGGTGAGAGTTTACCATCCTATTCGTCATAGAGTGAAGCCTATAAGGTGGATCCGTCTCATAATGAACCCCGTCCGTCGGTCCGATTTGCATTACAGACTCTGTAacagatgtaccgataccacttttgtcgccgataccgatgcgataccaactaaaaacgcagataccgatacgccgatattgCAAAACGGCCGATATTCCAATACCGATACTATTAAGTGTgaagggcagacgggttaaaacactAGTCTTTGAGCATTGTTCATAgtgcacattatttcagattgaaaaaggcATATAATACATCCTAAGAAATTGAAGTTTGGGATACGTTGCGTTAATTAATTTAGATGCATTGTGTACTGAAGCTAGTAAGCTCgatgttcaattagaaaactcataggcagcagggatgtccaattcgGATTTAATATTGATaacgcgaccttcgaatatcgtttttcgtgtttataagaatatcggatatcgCCCACACATCGTAGCGCCGCCGTCCACGTTttaattgaaaacatttcacatgtattttgttttgtgttttatcGTAATCGTGCATCGCGACAATAAattacagccgacatgaaagGATTTCAATCAGCGCTGGCTGAAAATACATATAACACGTGGAGGATGTTtctgattttaatatttcataatatgtTACAAATATTATCCTATATTTCGAGATAGTCTGGGCGGCCACAGCAATAAATCTATGAGGAAATTGCTTtgttaaacaaaattgaaattaatggaATCACAACGTTTAATACCTGTGAAGAGAGATAATGATGTCGAAATTTAGCTTAACGATGTCGATggactaaatcagtggttcccaacctttctaccctggcgaaCAGGTAAAATaagattaaatgtactcgcggcaaaaaattgaaatggccggaacagaaaagaataacatgtatttgcgtaatataatgcaatgtcgggcactcaatatgcttctaggtGAAAAAGCACACTTAAGAACATTTCACAcggagaaaaactatcaaatagtgccgaccaaaaattaaaaatgggtgAAGCATAAAATAacaccatatatttgcgtaatgaaatgcagtgctggacACTCATAATGCGTAAGAAACTCACGCATAAAATATCTCATATTAAAAACATGCACaattgctgctgtttcgtttccaatataggattgcaaacgaggcctcaaagaagtttttgcaacacgtagctctgcagcagCGTGCAGTCAATTTCTTCGTTATCATCTAAAATTGTAATAAGTAATTCTATTTTAATCTGGACTTTAAATTAGAATCGCCAATTTAATCAagtcttttctttttcattcatcatattaatccctctgcagttgatcgaaacgaatttgcattacaatgacaaagtggTCGATAACTTGGCAACatgctcaaaatcctactgtgtctgGAAATGATCTCCGCGGCCCATGCTTTTATGGGCGGTTGACCACCTgtggggtcgcaacaagttcatatcttactggaatattacaCTGTTCtcgactgttttctggtttaaacaaggAGATATGCATTACCttttatatggatggtcatattaatcaagaaaagcacgcgtgccgatttttaggcttcttaattttgcgagatttgatggagcgcattcgcgataaatcggagccgaaaaagcgaaaaatgTGAAtgatcggcgccaagatgtTGCGTAAGATGGCGCCAACATGTCGCGGgagacgtcgcaatatgacggagGAAGAGAATTGCGTAATGAGCCAACGCAACTTTGTCcacggtaaagcgattgagacggcataaaaacaacaaaacaacgaaatttctcgcggaccggcaacaAGCTTCGCGGACGGTACCGGTTCGCGGATCGgtggttggaaaccactggactaaatgacactcgcgcTTGGCTATAAACAGACAGAATTTATAACTGTGACAAAAAGTGCGTATGCTGTTAATAAAGACTTCGATTCTACtctatgatttaaaactgggagCTTAGTTGCTCTTATTTCTGTGCTTTCAGTTAACACCACAATTTATGGATATAATTACTGTAATGCTTATTAAGTCTCTTTTCTTAGAAGCAAgaaaatcacaattttatttatatcacaCATGCCTTATGACTGCTTTACAATATTAACATTATCAAAGCCGAATTTCTTTGTTACTGGATTTTAAAAAGGTGAATAGTATTTATGTGGCGGATTTTACAATGTATTCGGAATTTcagtattgaaaatattttttagaatgtattcgaaatagtcgaGAGGTATGAATATCCATGCTCTTAAGCTTTGGCTACAAGAGTGGTAAAACAAATGAATTTTTAGCCTACTTATCCTATCAAATTGATACATTGAGTCACGTGAGCAAGATTTTGTCCCAAATtccactaatattcgattgatatattttttcataattactatgtaatattaaaaggtcaatataaaaatatggcagtaaaatagccaaattagatgagcgtttggctgataaataactaAGAACAGGTCAGAATCCTATTCCCGTTTCTACTCGCGGGGGTGTGAACGTGCATGGCTCATAGTCAACGATTCCttcaagcaaaaaataatttaaacatcagatttccaacttattttttagaacattctagaatctagatcatatcaaaaaggtgaatatatcggaaatatcggtcttcATTTAGCCGATACAATACCGATACCGAAAATTTGGCCGATATTGcagataccgataccgatacatctctatCACAGAGATGAAAATAGTCAATTGATCATCAGTTAATTGTTGCAGATGCTTGAACGATTGAAAACCGTCCAGCCCAGGGGGGAATGTGGTATGACGCTTACTCGCGTTTTTCGCTCCGAAGAAAGCCAAACACAACTGTTATATAACAATCAATATCCTAAAGAAGTTCCACATAGACTTATTTCGCTGTCGAGGTCATCTGGGAACGCAATTTCAGTAGTTGAGGAAGGATCAGTAGTTAGCTAAAAAAATGTCAGCTTATCAGTGAATCGCTCACTAATAGAACAAAATAGCGATAAAAAAGACGTCGACGGTATTGAAAGCACGAAAAATATGACgcagagtttttttttaaatttggaaattATATGGCGACAGTGGTAAATCATCCTAGtagaaatagaaataaaacgcgcaaatttaaactaaaaattGTAATCAATCTGAGTTCCAGTCGCCAGGTTTCGTGTCGTACAACGTCTAACGTACGATTTCTATTTAATGCCTTCATGCATATTGATAAGATGATAGGGGAAGGTGGgacacgttgggacatggggcacagtgaaaaatcagctctcacactaatactatattcggaatccggtccgcggtttgatgtttcaatccgcctttcggtgagttacaacgtccccgcaaacggaCAGCGGACGGGTAAAGCGACGCAAGCTaggaggtgaaattggttttggggggttgaaactaaaatttcaccgttccagtttttcttttttctaacttagccttttcaacgtgacaaaccaccgtctgatatatttcagctatagtccactgtgaaatatttataacgttgtcgagtggatgtgccttcctaatttcgccgtgggatgatctgaagatatttgtttcttatggggaacaatggaccggggttcagtgggacatgccctacatggcacaattcgacagtgtttgatacaacaagtgcttagagacctagagatgcgttatatttttatgtaactttatggtatctttcgactcatggtccaatatgaaatataatcgagaatcaaaaatatttccagattcagattcggattagaaaataatttaatttgtaagcgaattttttggtgaaatatctgaaatatttcggttgaacattgattttaaaaatcttaaatcttcaaatttgaggtctccctgttctttagacgattatgctgattgattgcttatttttaagggcatacttcgttgaattttaacagaatgacccattgtgccccagggtctgtccgaatgtgccccacacgtggggtacagtggaacacttgacaaacgtttttcaaagcattttggtggtaagatgtgtgtcgcaagggaatttcttagtcgctgaataaaaactacatttacccctctctgCATTAATCCCGCAAAGTCATATGAATGTGCAGAATAAAGgactcaaaatatgaaaaagaaaaaaagtgtcccaaccttccccactttcccctacatATTAACACCTCCAAATTTGGTTAAATTACATTAGGCAACTATGACTCACACCAGATCAAACAACAATAGCGTATAATATATACCCTGTCCCGGAATCAAAGTTCAGTGTAAAAGGTTAACCGTGATGTGATTTACAAAAGCTAGTCTGTTACTCAGGAACATTTATCGTTAACATGGATTTTCAATTTGTCTCCAGAGAAGCTTCAATTTAGATGCAATAATTGAAAACGGCCAGCGATTTTAAATTGGGCAGTCAGTTCCAAAAATCCAATTGGCGAAAATTTTCGCAACATGAGCATCAAAATTCTTCGGCTCGTAAAAATTGTATTGAATGCAGGGATCAATGACCGAACCGCAAAGCCTTCTCACATGGTATACACGCCATTGTCTAAGTAGAATGCGGTTGGTTTGATCGACAGACATCGTAGAATAATTGCTCCGTGTCTGTAGGCAGCTATATGTAAATAGTATGGTTTATTCATTTCAAGGGTGGACTTTTCGATGAcccatttgaaaatattcatttattacGTTATTATAAGTATATATTACCATtgttataatttaatattttatatttatatatgtatatatataaataatgtaaaaataattcaatcaaaatTGACTTGAGCTTGCTATTCCTGTAACataactattttatttattatgcagaAACTCCTTCATTGAAAGACACGATTGCCGAGTTATGATGAATTCTTTCAATTGTTCAAGTTTTGCTCCGTTCCAGACTATTGTTTATTGGTGCAAAAATCTTTCACCACCGATGTTTTCCACTGTTCAATGTGCGAAAGTTTGCATGGATCCCAtcacgaaaaaaatattgattggaCCGGGAATCGAAGTCTACAAGCCTATAGCGATAGAAATGATGAGACGTTTCGACTCTGCACTCTCTCCTCGTCCGCTTTCTGTACCAATAGCCGTAACTTGCATTTGCGCAAAAGATATGGCGGACTCTGTGATCGGATACTCAAAAAAACGCTTGAGAAAggataaaattataataaactGCTTAAATGAagaatagaaataaattaatacgTTCGCTCATGAAAGATTgtacatatttttcaaaaatgtctgaaaaatggtatatatatatattatatatgaagATTTTCTTTGATGTGTCGTAATGCataaatgttatatatatttataataataataagtacATAAAGATTGATTATGTAGTAatagtattttgaaaaaaaatgtatgttGTGGAATAGATACACATATTTATATAGGTATGAGAGTACCTTTGTTTTTGTTCGTCAGAATAGTCTGTTTCGTTGATATATCGTGCCTGTAAAACTTAATTGTCAACATGCATACCATGCTAATAGTGATCTTGttcttcaaaatatattattcaataaattcaagcGTAATTTTACTAACTAAACTATTCAAACGTGTTATTTCGTATCAATTCTCAGCCATCCGTTTTAACGAGTAATGGTAAAACTTGCAAATATCCATGGATTATATACATCTGTATTTAAATACATTATCAGCATAAGTTACGATTGTTAGGATTATACACTCCTTGTACATTGCTTCGCCTAATTTGTTCATACTGCAAAAAAAACATAGcttgctgtttttattgctgGGTCTGTTTAGTGGAATTTTGAACTACATAACTTTAAAGAAACAATCATTGCAGTTTATCATATTTTCATTGGATCCAGCATTGGATTCCATGTC
Encoded here:
- the LOC120348441 gene encoding uncharacterized protein LOC120348441, coding for MYLRANRKKTMVILMVCLIKATLMDNILGCAEAHRRGETSVTLNSFIERHDCRVMMNSFNCSSFAPFQTIVYWCKNLSPPMFSTVQCAKVCMDPITKKILIGPGIEVYKPIAIEMMRRFDSALSPRPLSVPIAVTCICAKDMADSVIGYSKKRLRKDKIIINCLNEE